From Buchnera aphidicola (Aphis helianthi), the proteins below share one genomic window:
- the rpmG gene encoding 50S ribosomal protein L33: MAKKSREKIKMISSSGSGHYYTTTKNKRNTPDKLVFKKYDPIIRKHVLYNEGKIK; this comes from the coding sequence ATGGCAAAAAAAAGTAGAGAAAAAATAAAAATGATTTCTTCTTCAGGATCAGGGCATTATTATACTACTACTAAAAACAAAAGAAATACACCTGATAAGTTGGTATTTAAAAAATATGATCCAATTATTCGTAAACATGTATTATATAATGAAGGAAAAATTAAATAA
- the fliE gene encoding flagellar hook-basal body complex protein FliE, producing MVIDNIHNQNVYTKINFLDEKTQNIKKSNSFVQFFQKALGEINNIQNNAKKNIEKFELNPSSMSLNDVMINLQKSSISIELAIQIRNKVISAYKEIMSQQI from the coding sequence ATGGTTATTGATAATATTCATAATCAAAACGTTTATACCAAGATTAATTTTTTAGATGAAAAAACACAAAACATCAAAAAATCTAATAGTTTTGTTCAATTTTTTCAAAAAGCATTAGGCGAAATTAATAATATTCAAAATAATGCGAAAAAAAATATTGAAAAATTTGAATTAAATCCATCTTCTATGTCTTTAAATGACGTAATGATAAATTTACAAAAATCTTCTATTTCTATAGAATTAGCTATTCAAATTAGAAATAAAGTTATATCAGCTTACAAAGAAATAATGAGTCAACAGATTTAA
- the fliP gene encoding flagellar type III secretion system pore protein FliP (The bacterial flagellar biogenesis protein FliP forms a type III secretion system (T3SS)-type pore required for flagellar assembly.), giving the protein MKNNIESQLALNNSPLEFNSINFFHIASSLGQIILLILVLSWIAKKISFIKNNKKKSYINIIERTSIGSNESIIVVDVKEVKLILGVTKTKITHLYTLKSQLKDELPNKEENIMLPKKNFHDSFKNLTKIFLKKIIFYRTIPFVFFLLFCPLVYADIPGPIIHNFSNGTQTWSLPIQTLVFLTALTFLPAFLLMMTSFTRIIIVFGLLRNALGTPYAPPNQILLGLSLFLTFFIMSPTFEKVYQEAYLPFSKEKINMDEAILKGSIPLKKFMLNQTRTSDLEVFSKIAHISYYKNKNDIPMRILLPSFITSELKTAFQIGFTIFIPFLIIDLVVASVLMALGMMMVPPSTISLPFKLMLFVLVDGWQLLVTSLSQSFNI; this is encoded by the coding sequence ATGAAAAACAATATTGAATCACAGTTAGCATTGAACAATTCTCCATTAGAATTTAATAGTATAAATTTTTTTCACATAGCTAGTTCGTTAGGACAAATAATATTACTAATATTAGTTTTAAGTTGGATAGCAAAAAAAATTTCATTTATAAAAAACAATAAAAAAAAATCTTATATAAACATTATAGAAAGAACGTCAATAGGATCTAACGAATCTATTATTGTAGTAGATGTAAAAGAGGTAAAATTGATATTAGGGGTTACAAAAACTAAAATTACTCATCTATATACATTAAAATCTCAATTAAAAGACGAGTTACCTAATAAAGAAGAAAATATTATGTTACCAAAAAAAAATTTTCATGATTCTTTTAAAAATTTAACTAAAATTTTTTTAAAAAAAATAATTTTCTATCGAACCATTCCATTTGTATTTTTTTTATTATTTTGTCCCTTAGTTTATGCTGATATACCTGGTCCAATAATTCATAATTTTAGTAATGGCACCCAAACTTGGTCTTTGCCGATACAAACCTTAGTTTTTTTAACTGCACTTACTTTTCTTCCAGCTTTTCTTTTAATGATGACTAGTTTTACTCGAATTATTATTGTTTTTGGATTACTTAGAAATGCCTTGGGAACTCCATATGCGCCACCTAATCAAATATTATTGGGTTTGTCACTTTTTTTGACTTTTTTTATCATGTCTCCTACTTTTGAAAAAGTTTATCAAGAAGCGTATCTCCCATTTAGCAAAGAAAAAATTAATATGGATGAAGCTATTTTAAAAGGTTCAATACCATTGAAAAAATTCATGCTAAATCAAACAAGGACATCAGATTTAGAAGTGTTTTCAAAAATAGCACATATTTCTTATTATAAAAATAAAAATGATATACCTATGCGTATTTTATTACCTTCATTTATTACAAGTGAATTAAAAACGGCATTTCAAATTGGTTTTACTATTTTTATACCTTTTTTAATTATCGATTTAGTTGTTGCTAGTGTTTTAATGGCACTTGGTATGATGATGGTTCCGCCTTCAACAATCTCATTGCCTTTCAAGCTAATGTTATTTGTATTAGTAGATGGTTGGCAATTATTGGTAACTTCGCTATCGCAAAGTTTCAACATATAA
- the fliN gene encoding flagellar motor switch protein FliN, whose amino-acid sequence MNKLKKKPNFDKIDRVIQSSNNDIDNNDIDNNDIDNNDIDNNDIDNNDIDNNDIDNSKEKKSVKSEEILNNKKIIFDIPINITIELGRSKIKIKELLNFSKGSMFILNRQKEDPLKIFANGKLVAFGEVVISDNTYGIRIISIKNSLNTMN is encoded by the coding sequence ATGAATAAACTAAAAAAAAAACCTAATTTTGACAAAATTGATCGTGTTATTCAAAGTAGTAACAATGATATAGATAACAATGATATAGATAACAATGATATAGATAACAATGATATAGATAACAATGATATAGATAACAATGATATAGATAACAATGATATAGATAATTCTAAAGAAAAAAAATCTGTTAAATCTGAAGAAATATTAAATAATAAAAAAATAATATTTGATATACCAATCAATATAACTATAGAATTAGGTAGATCAAAAATAAAAATAAAAGAACTATTAAATTTTTCTAAAGGAAGTATGTTTATCTTAAATAGACAAAAAGAAGATCCTTTAAAAATTTTTGCGAATGGTAAATTAGTTGCATTTGGTGAAGTTGTTATCTCAGATAATACTTATGGTATACGAATTATTAGTATCAAAAACTCTTTAAATACTATGAATTAA
- a CDS encoding FliH/SctL family protein, with amino-acid sequence MSNLNVKKEWKKWYPEKIVLNNPKKNHNIFWNKNVLKETDFYIIKKNELINQLKNSDEFEQNSFNSKSDFLKIKKNLKEKEKKYILLNSKLQDLCINFESTIAVFEKTLFSRLLKTVLIISSYIIGEKFLINKSILLKKINKIIKDDKFFLNKPRLVIHPSNKKILEKILKQSINNKWELVCNKSIDINSFKIESDNSNIDSTIYSRWKEVYRVILKEEEHL; translated from the coding sequence ATGTCTAATTTAAATGTAAAAAAAGAATGGAAAAAATGGTATCCAGAAAAAATTGTTTTAAATAATCCAAAAAAAAATCATAATATTTTTTGGAATAAAAATGTTTTAAAAGAAACAGATTTTTATATTATTAAAAAAAATGAATTAATTAATCAACTGAAAAACTCAGATGAATTTGAACAAAATTCTTTTAATAGCAAATCAGATTTTTTAAAAATAAAAAAAAATCTTAAAGAAAAAGAAAAAAAATACATCTTACTAAACAGCAAGTTACAAGATTTATGTATAAATTTTGAATCTACAATTGCTGTATTTGAAAAAACGTTATTTTCACGTTTATTAAAGACTGTTTTAATAATTTCTTCTTATATTATTGGTGAAAAATTTTTAATTAATAAATCAATTTTATTAAAAAAAATAAATAAAATTATTAAAGACGATAAATTTTTCTTAAATAAACCAAGATTAGTTATTCATCCTAGTAATAAAAAAATATTAGAAAAAATTTTAAAACAATCTATAAATAATAAATGGGAATTAGTTTGTAATAAGAGTATTGATATTAATAGTTTTAAAATTGAATCTGATAATAGCAATATAGATTCTACTATTTATTCTAGATGGAAAGAAGTATATCGTGTTATTCTTAAAGAAGAGGAACATTTATGA
- a CDS encoding flagellar export protein FliJ gives MNKLNIKLKLGICIDQWKIYNNFILMLYIAVEENNNVIKQYEKTINKNLDQWFKNHVKLKTWNYLNQKNQIVLKKRKILEENIINDEFSQFKFFEKGNYYNVKSS, from the coding sequence ATTAATAAATTAAATATTAAACTTAAATTAGGTATATGTATAGATCAGTGGAAAATATATAATAATTTTATTCTTATGTTATATATTGCAGTGGAAGAAAATAATAATGTAATTAAGCAATATGAAAAAACAATTAATAAAAATTTAGATCAATGGTTTAAAAATCATGTTAAATTAAAAACTTGGAATTATTTAAATCAAAAAAATCAAATAGTGTTAAAAAAACGTAAAATTTTAGAAGAAAACATTATTAACGACGAATTTTCTCAATTTAAATTTTTTGAAAAAGGCAACTATTATAATGTTAAATCCTCTTAA
- the rpmB gene encoding 50S ribosomal protein L28 produces the protein MSRICQVTGKKRMIGNNRSHALNATKRKFLPNIQNHRFWVPEQKKFIKLRVSVNGMRCIDKNGIESIIQKMKNKK, from the coding sequence ATGTCTCGTATATGTCAAGTTACAGGAAAAAAACGAATGATTGGTAATAATAGATCACACGCTTTAAATGCAACAAAAAGAAAATTCTTACCAAATATTCAAAATCATCGTTTTTGGGTTCCAGAACAAAAAAAATTTATTAAATTGCGTGTATCTGTTAATGGAATGCGTTGTATTGATAAAAATGGAATAGAATCAATTATACAAAAAATGAAAAATAAAAAATAA
- a CDS encoding FliI/YscN family ATPase, with protein sequence MKLKCSELFKKIDFFENKINNLSDVITYGYVISINGLILEVIGLKAPIGAECIIESIIDGKILNISAEVVKFNQEKTLLFSFQETYGILPGAKVVLKTSKNLDIFSKKIPLGINLLGRVLNGKGQPLDGRSELDPKCFTRIKKKYINPLSRKPIHEILDTGIRAINGLITIGRGQRIGIFSSSGIGKSILLGMMAKYTKSDVVVIGLIGERGREVKDFIENILGSDGLLNSVVIAAPADHSPLLQIEAASYATSIAEYFRDKDKNVLLIMDSLTRYAMAQREVALSLGELPVSRGYPSSVFSKIPILVERSGNTDNKGSITSFYTVLTENEEEQDPISHICRSILDGHIVLSRYYADLGHYPAIDIESSISRVMPDIITKSQYSKACYFKKLVASYQRNKDLINIGAYIKGNDLILDDAIDKWPDLEKFLQQKQSEKSNYLVSCEKLNKIFI encoded by the coding sequence ATGAAATTGAAATGTTCTGAATTATTTAAAAAAATTGATTTTTTTGAAAATAAGATTAATAATCTTTCAGATGTTATTACATATGGTTATGTAATTAGTATAAATGGTTTAATATTAGAAGTCATTGGTTTAAAAGCTCCTATTGGAGCTGAATGTATTATTGAAAGCATAATAGATGGTAAAATATTAAATATTTCAGCTGAAGTTGTTAAATTTAATCAAGAAAAAACGTTATTATTTTCTTTTCAAGAAACTTATGGTATTTTACCTGGTGCTAAAGTTGTTTTAAAAACATCTAAAAATCTAGACATATTTAGTAAAAAAATTCCTTTAGGAATAAATTTATTAGGTAGAGTATTAAATGGTAAAGGTCAACCATTAGACGGACGTTCTGAATTAGATCCAAAATGTTTTACTAGAATTAAAAAGAAATATATTAACCCATTAAGTAGAAAACCTATTCATGAAATCCTTGATACAGGAATACGTGCTATAAACGGATTAATAACTATTGGGAGAGGTCAAAGAATAGGAATTTTTTCAAGTTCAGGAATTGGTAAAAGTATTTTACTCGGAATGATGGCGAAATATACAAAATCAGATGTAGTAGTAATTGGATTAATTGGAGAAAGAGGAAGAGAAGTAAAAGATTTTATAGAAAATATATTAGGATCGGATGGATTATTAAATTCTGTAGTAATTGCTGCTCCAGCAGATCATTCTCCTTTATTACAAATTGAAGCTGCTTCATATGCTACAAGCATAGCTGAATATTTTCGAGATAAAGATAAAAATGTTTTATTAATTATGGATTCTTTAACTCGTTACGCAATGGCTCAAAGAGAAGTTGCATTGTCTTTGGGCGAACTACCAGTTTCTAGAGGATATCCATCTTCTGTTTTTTCAAAAATTCCTATTTTAGTAGAGCGATCAGGAAATACAGATAATAAAGGATCTATTACTTCATTTTATACAGTTTTAACTGAAAACGAAGAAGAACAAGATCCTATTTCACATATTTGTCGTTCTATACTTGATGGTCATATTGTATTATCGCGTTATTATGCAGATTTAGGACATTATCCTGCTATTGATATCGAATCTTCTATAAGTCGTGTTATGCCAGATATTATAACTAAATCACAATATTCAAAAGCTTGTTATTTTAAAAAATTAGTAGCTTCTTATCAAAGAAATAAAGATTTAATTAACATTGGAGCTTATATTAAAGGAAATGATTTAATTTTAGATGATGCAATTGACAAGTGGCCAGACTTAGAAAAATTTTTACAACAAAAACAATCAGAAAAAAGCAATTATTTAGTTTCTTGCGAAAAATTAAATAAAATATTTATTTAA
- a CDS encoding flagellar hook-length control protein FliK has protein sequence MLNPLNNIVLKRNISVSSDYNIADFNLYRFIFNACKKKLLNKEIKFDNISTKHKTKDDENIISTNFIVNNLLNILNTKNVKNNFYMHKNTEKKQKKKLHENIKLTSHIFLKNKEKINKEENNTKDKIFKNNEMLKNLKYIKNKYRLSCNYNTINLFKKSYNESIFNKISNLKNIQNKKNFIRDNKNFMYFKNYKNNISEISSSKNMKNNQYSISEINSLKKINEKNSFKLNKKSIFVLNSKENIKWKQAINQQVLLSISNKENKAEIRLKPEYLGSIYIKIKMENDKAKLKLISDNLGIKNFLNNCIPFLEYSLIKNGIFLKDVNISSTFNLEKNKNLFISDNCHLSKSNIFKKFYKNLNQKQLIDMYV, from the coding sequence ATGTTAAATCCTCTTAATAATATAGTATTAAAACGAAATATTTCAGTCAGTTCAGATTATAATATTGCTGATTTTAATTTGTATCGATTTATTTTTAATGCATGTAAAAAAAAATTATTAAATAAAGAAATTAAATTTGATAATATTTCAACGAAACATAAAACAAAAGATGATGAAAATATTATATCTACTAATTTTATAGTAAATAATTTATTAAATATTTTAAATACAAAAAATGTTAAGAATAACTTTTATATGCATAAAAATACTGAGAAAAAACAAAAAAAAAAATTACACGAAAATATTAAATTAACATCTCATATTTTTTTAAAAAATAAAGAAAAAATTAATAAAGAAGAAAATAATACAAAAGATAAAATATTTAAAAATAATGAAATGTTAAAAAATTTAAAATATATTAAAAACAAATATCGTTTATCTTGTAATTATAATACTATTAATTTATTTAAAAAATCCTACAATGAAAGTATCTTCAATAAAATCAGTAATTTAAAAAATATACAAAATAAAAAAAATTTTATTAGAGATAATAAAAATTTTATGTATTTTAAAAATTATAAAAATAATATATCTGAAATATCTTCTTCTAAAAATATGAAGAACAATCAATATTCTATTTCTGAAATAAACTCTTTAAAAAAAATAAATGAAAAAAATTCCTTTAAATTAAATAAAAAATCAATTTTTGTTTTAAATAGCAAAGAAAATATTAAATGGAAACAAGCAATTAATCAACAAGTTTTATTATCTATTTCTAACAAAGAAAATAAAGCGGAAATACGTTTAAAACCAGAATATCTTGGTTCAATATATATAAAAATTAAAATGGAAAATGATAAAGCTAAATTAAAATTAATTTCTGATAATTTAGGAATTAAAAATTTTTTAAATAATTGTATACCATTTTTAGAATATTCCTTAATTAAAAATGGTATCTTTTTAAAAGATGTTAATATTTCTAGTACTTTTAATTTAGAAAAAAATAAAAATTTGTTTATTTCAGACAATTGTCATTTAAGCAAATCTAATATATTTAAAAAATTTTATAAAAATTTAAATCAAAAACAACTAATTGATATGTATGTTTAA
- the fliR gene encoding flagellar biosynthetic protein FliR, with protein sequence MLTFNNLQLITIISNFFWPLVRILAFFSTVPIFNDQHINRKTKIVLSILISWIILPFLPKVNIELFSFIGLLLLLEQILIGIILGFTCQFLFATINFAGELIGLQMGLSFATFFNANNNIGISVISRLLNILMLSFFLSINVHLYLISILINSFHSIPINIIFFKSNIFFVLLKFSSSIFLNSIMFVLPIMIFLLLSNIIMSILNRLSPQISIFSIGFPLNLLIGLVVLYYLISISFPIFNKLLHQLTSFLFYTF encoded by the coding sequence ATGTTAACATTTAATAACTTACAACTAATAACGATTATAAGCAATTTTTTTTGGCCTTTAGTACGTATTTTAGCATTTTTTTCAACTGTGCCAATTTTTAATGATCAGCATATAAATCGAAAAACTAAAATAGTTTTATCTATATTAATTAGTTGGATAATATTACCATTTTTACCGAAAGTAAATATAGAACTATTTTCTTTTATTGGTTTATTGCTTTTATTAGAACAAATTTTAATTGGTATTATTTTGGGATTTACTTGTCAATTTTTGTTTGCTACAATTAATTTTGCAGGAGAATTAATAGGATTACAAATGGGTTTATCTTTTGCCACGTTTTTTAATGCAAATAATAATATTGGTATTTCTGTTATATCTCGTTTATTAAATATTTTAATGTTATCTTTCTTTTTATCAATTAATGTTCATCTTTATTTAATATCTATATTAATTAATAGCTTTCACAGTATACCAATTAATATTATTTTTTTTAAAAGTAATATTTTTTTTGTTTTACTAAAATTTTCTAGTAGCATTTTTTTAAATAGCATAATGTTTGTGCTGCCAATTATGATTTTTTTATTATTATCTAATATAATAATGAGTATTTTAAATCGTTTGTCTCCGCAAATATCTATTTTCTCTATTGGTTTTCCTTTGAATTTATTAATAGGATTAGTAGTATTATATTATTTAATATCTATTTCTTTTCCTATTTTTAACAAATTATTACATCAATTAACTTCATTTTTATTTTATACTTTTTAA
- the fliQ gene encoding flagellar biosynthesis protein FliQ: protein MTPEYIMVLFSQAMKVALMIASPLLLSALISGLIISILQAATQVNEQTLSFIPKIISILATIALLGPWMLGVMLDYMHNLFNNIPVIIK, encoded by the coding sequence ATGACTCCTGAATATATAATGGTTTTATTTAGTCAAGCTATGAAAGTTGCATTAATGATTGCATCTCCATTATTGTTATCTGCTTTAATAAGTGGCTTGATTATTAGTATATTACAAGCAGCTACACAAGTAAATGAACAAACTCTTTCATTTATTCCTAAAATAATTTCTATTTTAGCAACAATTGCTTTACTTGGTCCTTGGATGTTGGGTGTTATGTTAGATTATATGCATAACTTATTTAATAATATACCAGTAATTATAAAATAA
- the fliG gene encoding flagellar motor switch protein FliG → MTLNGTEKSALLLMSIGSDQASEVLKYLTPFEVQELVTSMVNINQCSNTILNKVLTECYDIFMKNNNLVYNNNEEYISDMLTKALGDKKGNILLSDALEVRNIKMCIESLNSMKPDKLASLLKEEHTQIITTILVYLDKNQSAQILSYLSKEQRTEIIIKIAEFNGIEEKTFIELKNIVNNLLEKKKFAFSNKGGIKTVANILSSMKIENEKYLLEKIKLSNKELSNKIIKQIFLFENIVNVNDDIIKCLINYIEEEKLYIALQGTSNIIRNKFFSNMDETKSTRLLLLLKKKSYISNIAIENEQKLILMMIKNILDHGIFSLENLGKYYV, encoded by the coding sequence ATGACTTTAAATGGTACTGAGAAAAGTGCACTTTTATTAATGTCAATAGGATCTGATCAAGCGTCAGAAGTGTTAAAGTATTTAACTCCTTTTGAAGTTCAAGAATTGGTTACTTCTATGGTTAATATTAATCAGTGTTCTAATACAATATTAAATAAAGTATTAACTGAATGTTATGATATTTTTATGAAAAATAACAATTTAGTTTATAATAATAATGAAGAATATATATCTGATATGTTAACTAAAGCATTAGGTGATAAAAAAGGCAATATTTTATTAAGTGATGCATTAGAAGTAAGAAATATTAAAATGTGTATTGAATCTCTTAATTCAATGAAACCTGATAAATTAGCTTCTTTATTAAAAGAAGAACATACTCAAATTATTACAACTATACTTGTATATTTAGATAAAAATCAATCAGCTCAAATTTTATCTTATTTAAGTAAAGAACAACGTACTGAAATTATAATAAAAATTGCTGAATTTAATGGTATTGAAGAAAAAACATTTATTGAATTAAAAAATATTGTTAATAATTTATTAGAAAAGAAAAAATTTGCTTTTTCAAATAAAGGAGGTATTAAAACTGTTGCTAATATTTTAAGTTCTATGAAGATAGAAAATGAAAAATATTTATTAGAAAAAATCAAACTTTCTAATAAAGAATTATCTAATAAAATTATTAAACAAATATTTTTATTTGAAAATATAGTAAATGTTAATGATGATATTATTAAATGTTTAATAAATTATATAGAAGAAGAAAAATTGTATATTGCACTTCAAGGTACTAGTAACATCATAAGAAATAAATTTTTTAGCAATATGGATGAAACAAAATCAACAAGATTATTACTACTTCTAAAGAAAAAATCTTATATTTCTAATATTGCTATAGAAAATGAACAAAAATTAATTTTGATGATGATTAAAAATATTTTAGATCATGGTATATTTTCGCTAGAAAATTTAGGAAAATATTATGTCTAA
- the fliF gene encoding flagellar basal-body MS-ring/collar protein FliF has product MNFSNIEESISEEKKKLNNFLSYFFKNARVLIILLVIAVITTISVSMWKKSSDYQVLYNNLSTEDGEFVSDYLNQMKIPYQFSEDSGKILVPKNKVHDLRLSLSEQKIPRSGIGFEILDKEKFGISQFNEQINYQRALEGELARTIERINIVKSARIHIVMQKNSLFLQDKKKASASVILSLKAGSKLNSSQTNAILHLISNSISDLSVDNITIVDEFGKLLNNSSLVSDQINDAKLKYSEQVELRYANKIQSILEPLFGFGNVHAQVTAQIDFNSQEKTQEQYEPNANYKDQSIRSHQTTINDNIKSKKEKDHSNTFPQSNSFNTNSSKTKKYNLNQTNESLKDSIMSSNSTINHDDTINYELNHTLSHVKMNMGEVKRLSAAVVINFIKDKTGKSVPLNIEQIKNIKRLVCESIGYSKIRGDSIHIINESFAQNNKNTYIKLNNFNQSNIFNAFSIFIPWCILALFLLYFLKKYIFSFFKNTGQDKKLDKKNIKKAIINSNENELANNVEKKVLKNLNNENTDNLIHQICNISNQNPRVVASIIRQWMSDKK; this is encoded by the coding sequence ATGAATTTTAGTAATATAGAAGAATCAATTTCAGAAGAGAAAAAAAAACTTAATAACTTTCTATCTTATTTTTTTAAAAACGCACGTGTTTTAATAATTTTGTTGGTAATAGCAGTAATTACTACAATTTCAGTTTCTATGTGGAAAAAATCTTCTGATTATCAAGTTTTATATAATAATCTATCTACTGAAGATGGGGAATTTGTTTCTGATTATTTAAATCAAATGAAAATTCCTTATCAATTTTCAGAAGATTCTGGAAAAATATTAGTTCCAAAAAATAAAGTACATGATTTACGCTTATCTTTGTCAGAACAAAAAATACCCCGTAGCGGAATCGGTTTTGAAATTTTAGATAAAGAGAAATTTGGGATTAGTCAATTTAATGAACAAATTAATTATCAACGTGCTTTGGAAGGTGAGTTGGCACGTACTATAGAAAGAATAAATATTGTAAAAAGTGCAAGAATACATATAGTGATGCAAAAAAATTCTTTATTTTTACAAGATAAAAAAAAAGCATCAGCTTCAGTTATCTTAAGTTTAAAAGCTGGATCTAAATTAAATTCAAGTCAAACAAATGCTATATTACATTTAATATCTAATAGTATATCTGATTTATCCGTAGATAATATAACTATAGTTGATGAATTTGGTAAGTTATTAAATAATTCTTCATTAGTATCAGATCAAATAAATGATGCTAAATTAAAATATTCTGAGCAGGTCGAATTAAGATACGCTAATAAAATTCAAAGTATTTTAGAACCATTATTTGGATTTGGAAATGTACATGCTCAAGTAACTGCTCAAATTGATTTTAATTCTCAAGAAAAAACACAAGAACAATATGAACCTAATGCAAACTATAAGGATCAGTCAATACGTTCACATCAAACTACTATTAATGATAATATAAAAAGTAAAAAAGAAAAAGATCATAGTAATACGTTTCCTCAAAGTAATTCATTTAATACTAATAGTAGTAAAACTAAAAAATATAATTTAAATCAAACTAATGAATCACTGAAAGATAGTATTATGAGTTCTAATTCTACGATTAATCATGATGATACAATTAATTATGAATTAAATCATACTTTATCGCATGTAAAAATGAATATGGGAGAAGTTAAAAGATTATCTGCTGCAGTGGTAATAAATTTTATTAAAGATAAAACTGGAAAATCAGTGCCTTTAAATATAGAACAAATAAAAAATATTAAACGTTTAGTATGTGAATCAATAGGTTATTCTAAGATTAGAGGTGATAGTATACATATAATTAATGAATCTTTTGCACAAAATAATAAAAATACTTATATTAAACTTAATAATTTTAATCAATCTAATATTTTTAATGCTTTTTCAATTTTTATACCATGGTGTATTTTAGCTTTATTTTTGTTATATTTTTTAAAAAAATATATTTTTTCTTTTTTTAAAAATACGGGTCAAGATAAAAAATTAGATAAGAAGAATATTAAAAAAGCAATTATAAATTCTAATGAAAATGAATTAGCTAATAATGTTGAAAAAAAAGTTTTGAAAAATTTAAATAATGAAAATACAGATAATTTAATTCATCAAATTTGTAATATATCTAATCAAAATCCACGTGTTGTAGCGTCGATTATTCGTCAATGGATGAGTGATAAAAAATGA